From a region of the Ovis aries strain OAR_USU_Benz2616 breed Rambouillet chromosome 10, ARS-UI_Ramb_v3.0, whole genome shotgun sequence genome:
- the POGLUT2 gene encoding protein O-glucosyltransferase 2 yields MFSILLLYWFFLGTVPALAESGGERRLSPEKSEVWGPGLKAAVVLPARYFYIQAVDTSGEKFTSSPGEKVFQIKVSAPDEQFTRVGVQVLDRKDGSYIVRYRMYASYKNLKIEVKFQGQHVAKSPYILKGPVYHESCDCPLEDSAAWLREMNCPETFAQIHRDLVHFPTVDPEKIATEIPKRFGQRQSLCHYTLKDNKVYIKTHGEHVGFRIFMDAILLSLTRKVKMPDVEFFVNLGDWPLEKKKSSPHIHPIFSWCGSTDSKDIVMPTYDLTDSVLETMGRVSLDMMSVQANTGPPWESKNSTAVWRGRDSRKERLELVKLSRKHPELIDAAFTNFFFFKHDENLYGPIVKHISFFDFFKHKYQINVDGTVAAYRLPYLLVGDSVVLKQDSIYYEHFYNELQPWKHYIPIKSNLSDLLEKLQWAKDHDEEAKKIAKTGQEFARNNLMGDDIFCYYFKLFQEYASLQVSEPQIREGMMRVEPETEDDLFPCTCHRKKTKDEL; encoded by the exons ATGTTTAGCATTTTGCTACTTTACTGGTTCTTTCTGGGGACCGTTCCAGCGCTGGCCGAGAGCGGCGGAGAGAGGCGACTGAGCCCCGAGAAGAGCGAAGTATGGGGTCCCGGACTCAAGGCAGCCGTGGTCCTTCCCGCGCGCTATTTCTACATTCAGGCGGTGGACACATCTGGCGAGAA ATTCACATCTTCTCCGGGTGAAAAAGTGTTCCAGATTAAAGTCTCAGCCCCAGATGAGCAATTTACTAGAGTTGGGGTCCAGGTTTTAGACCGAAAAGATGGGTCCTACATAGTAAGATACAGAATGTATGCCAGCTACAAAAACCTGAAGATAGAAGTCAAATTCCAAGGTCAACATGTGGCCAAAtctccatatattttaaaag GGCCGGTGTACCACGAGAGCTGTGACTGTCCCTTGGAAGACAGTGCAGCCTGGCTGCGGGAGATGAACTGCCCAGAAAcctttgctcagattcacagaGATCTGGTGCATTTCCCTACCGTTGACCCGGAAAAGATTGCAACGGAAATCCCAAAAAGATTTGGACAGAGACAGAGCTTGTGTCATTATACCTTGAAGGATAACAAG GTTTATATCAAGACTCACGGTGAACATGTAGGTTTTAGAATTTTCATGGATGCCATACTACTTTCTTTGACTAGAAAA GTGAAGATGCCTGATGTGGAGTTTTTTGTTAATTTGGGAGACTGgcctttggaaaaaaagaaatccagtcCCCACATCCATCCAATCTTTTCTTGGTGTGGCTCCACAGACTCCAAGGATATTGTGATGCCCACCTATGACTTGACAGACTCTGTCTTAGAAACCATGGGCCG AGTCAGTCTGGATATGATGTCCGTGCAGGCCAACACGGGTCCTCCCTGGGAAAGCAAAAACTCTACCGCTGTGTGGAGAGGGCGAGACAGCCGGAAAGAGAGACTGGAGCTGGTTAAGCTGAGCAGGAAGCACCCGGAGCTCATAGACGCTGCTTTCACCAACTTCTTCTTCTTTAAACATGACGAAAACCTGTATGGCCCCATCGTGAAGCACATTTCATTTTTCGATTTCTTCAAG CATAAATATCAGATCAACGTCGATGGCACCGTGGCAGCCTACCGCCTGCCGTATCTGCTGGTTGGTGACAGTGTGGTGCTGAAGCAGGACTCCATCTACTATGAACACTTCTATAACGAACTGCAGCCCTGGAAACACTACATTCCAATTAAAAGCAACCTGAGCGATCTCCTAGAGAAACTTCAGTGGGCAAAAGATCACGATGAAGAG GCAAAGAAGATAGCCAAAACAGGACAAGAATTTGCAAGAAATAATCTCATGGGCGATGACAtattctgttattattttaaacttttccag GAATATGCCAGTTTACAAGTGAGTGAGCCCCAGATCCGAGAGGGCATGATGAGGGTAGAGCCAGAGACTGAGGATGACCTCTTTCCTTGCACGTGCCACAGGAAGAAG ACCAAAGATGAACTGTGA
- the TEX30 gene encoding testis-expressed protein 30 — MSHTEVKLKIPFGNKLLDAVCLVPNKSLTYGVILTHGASGDMNLPHLTSLASHLASHGFFCLRFTCKGLNIVHRIKAYKSVLNYLKTSGEYKLAGVFLGGRSMGSRAAASVLCHIEPDDADDFVRGLICISYPLHHPKQQHKLRDEDLFRIKDPVLFVSGSADEMCEKNLLEKVAQKMQAPHKIHWIEKANHSMAVKGRSTNDVFKEINTQILFWIQEITETDKK, encoded by the exons ATGAGTCATACAGAG gtaaaattaaaaataccttttGGAAATAAATTGCTAGATGCTGTTTGTTTGGTACCTAACAAGAGCTTAACATATGGAGTCATTCTTACACATGGAGCGTCAGGAGATATGAATCTCCCTCATTTGACGTCACTGGCATCCCATCTTGCCTCTCATGGGTTTTTTTGCCTGAGGTTTACCTGTAAAGGCCTTAATATTGTACATAGAATTAAGGCATATAAATCAGTTTTG AATTACCTAAAGACCTCAGGAGAATACAAACTTGCAGGTGTTTTCCTTGGAG GTCGTTCAATGGGCTCAAGAGCAGCTGCCTCTGTACTGTGTCATATTGAGCCTGATGATGCTGATGATTTTGTTCGAGGTCTCATTTGTAtttcctatccactgcaccatcCAAAACAGCAGCATAAACTTAGAGATGAAGATCTCTTTCGTATAAAAGATCCTGTACTGTTTGTGTCAGGCTCAGCAGATGAAATGTGTGAAAAG aactTGTTGGAGAAAGTGGCACAGAAAATGCAAGCTCCTCATAAAATCCACTGGATTGAGAAGGCAAATCATTCCATGGCAGTGAAAGGACGATCAACAAATgatgttttcaaagaaataaatacacagattTTGTTTTGGATCCAGGAAATTACTGAAACGGACAAGAAATAA